Proteins from one Catenuloplanes atrovinosus genomic window:
- a CDS encoding MarR family winged helix-turn-helix transcriptional regulator, which yields MNEQPLNADEEAAWRAIARVATFLPRIIDAELLRLTNLTLSEYLVLMLLSEAPGRSLRMSELADGILISFSGLTRLVERLERENMVERIRAETDGRGQRAVLTDTGLARLEAAWPGHLASVRRVVIDHLAGLDLPALAAALNAIVDENASRGPRGTTARQRRRR from the coding sequence GTGAACGAGCAGCCGCTGAACGCCGACGAGGAGGCCGCCTGGCGCGCCATCGCCCGGGTCGCCACGTTCCTGCCGCGGATCATCGACGCCGAGTTGCTGCGCCTCACCAACCTGACGCTCAGCGAATACCTGGTGCTGATGCTGCTGTCCGAGGCCCCCGGCCGCTCACTGCGGATGTCCGAACTGGCCGACGGCATCCTGATCAGCTTCAGCGGCCTCACCCGCCTGGTCGAGCGCCTCGAACGCGAGAACATGGTGGAACGCATCCGCGCGGAGACCGACGGCCGTGGTCAGCGCGCCGTCCTCACCGACACCGGGTTGGCCCGCCTCGAGGCCGCCTGGCCCGGCCACCTCGCCAGCGTCCGCCGCGTCGTCATCGATCACCTGGCCGGGCTCGACCTCCCGGCGCTCGCCGCCGCCCTCAACGCCATCGTCGACGAGAACGCCTCCCGAGGCCCCCGCGGCACCACCGCCCGCCAGCGCCGCCGTCGCTGA
- a CDS encoding cupin domain-containing protein translates to MSFSVPDLDTPRGARGGLLYVPPSEGLTKWVSGDIYTIKATRHDTNGSLALIDAVVPPGGGPIAHAHTDEDEAFFLLDGELEFLDGDRTFIGEPGSFVFIPRGRRHRFRNVGTTDVRTLFLFTPGGPEDLFVEGGDEPVPGGRPQPWDMDKVMSLADLVQRTKLQVMPEEP, encoded by the coding sequence ATGAGCTTCTCCGTGCCCGATCTCGACACTCCGCGCGGCGCCCGCGGTGGCCTGCTCTACGTGCCGCCGTCCGAGGGGCTGACCAAGTGGGTGTCCGGTGACATCTACACGATCAAGGCGACGCGGCACGACACGAACGGATCGCTGGCGCTGATCGACGCGGTCGTGCCGCCCGGCGGCGGGCCGATCGCGCACGCGCACACCGACGAGGACGAGGCGTTCTTCCTGCTCGACGGCGAGTTGGAGTTCCTGGACGGCGACCGGACGTTCATCGGCGAGCCGGGTTCGTTCGTCTTCATCCCGCGCGGGCGCCGGCACCGCTTCCGCAACGTCGGCACGACCGACGTCCGCACGCTGTTCCTGTTCACGCCGGGCGGGCCGGAGGACCTGTTCGTGGAGGGCGGCGACGAACCGGTGCCGGGCGGGCGGCCGCAGCCGTGGGACATGGACAAGGTCATGTCGCTGGCCGACCTGGTGCAGCGCACCAAGTTGCAGGTGATGCCCGAGGAGCCGTGA